One genomic region from Fictibacillus marinisediminis encodes:
- the pckA gene encoding phosphoenolpyruvate carboxykinase (ATP), producing the protein MNTVDLTTTLDDILSSAATHENLPVPMLVEKALLRNEGILSSTGALRATTGKYTGRSPEDKFIVDEASTQDKINWGKINKPFNEEKFEQLYKKVLHYLGQKEELFVFKGFAGADHAYRMPIQVINEFAWHNLFAHQMFIRPTAEELKGIEAGFTVVSAPGFQADPAVDGTNSETFIIISFEKRIVLIGGTEYAGEIKKSIFSVMNYILPEKGILSMHCSANVGQEGDVALFFGLSGTGKTTLSADPHRSLIGDDEHGWANTGVFNIEGGCYAKCINLSEEKEPQIWNAIRFGSVLENVVLDHETRVGDYNDGTLTENTRAAYPIQAIPNIIQPSVAGHPNTIIFLTADAFGVLPPISKLTKEQAMYHFLSGYTSKLAGTERGITSPQATFSTCFGAPFLPLEATVYAEMLGEKIDHHEVEVYLVNTGWSGGEYGVGKRMNLSYTRAMVQAALQGELKSVETVTDPIFGLHTPVHCPGVPDQVLQPKKTWENPEDYDRKAKELAGKFKENFEKFNNVPAEIKSAGPLC; encoded by the coding sequence ATGAATACGGTTGATTTAACGACGACTTTAGATGACATTCTATCCAGCGCTGCTACTCATGAAAATCTACCTGTACCTATGCTTGTTGAAAAGGCGCTGCTCCGAAATGAAGGCATTTTATCTTCAACCGGTGCTCTCAGGGCCACTACTGGAAAATATACTGGACGTTCTCCTGAAGACAAATTCATCGTGGATGAAGCTAGCACACAAGATAAAATAAACTGGGGCAAAATCAATAAGCCCTTTAACGAAGAGAAATTTGAACAGCTCTATAAAAAAGTACTTCATTACTTAGGACAAAAAGAGGAATTGTTTGTATTCAAAGGATTTGCTGGTGCCGACCACGCGTACAGGATGCCTATTCAGGTGATTAATGAATTCGCTTGGCATAACCTGTTTGCCCACCAAATGTTCATCCGTCCGACTGCTGAAGAACTAAAAGGAATCGAAGCGGGATTCACCGTGGTATCTGCACCTGGATTTCAAGCAGATCCTGCTGTAGACGGGACCAATTCTGAAACCTTTATTATTATATCATTTGAGAAGCGTATCGTATTGATCGGAGGAACTGAATATGCAGGAGAAATTAAAAAGTCTATCTTCTCAGTCATGAACTACATTCTTCCTGAAAAAGGGATCCTTTCTATGCATTGCTCCGCAAATGTCGGGCAGGAAGGCGATGTAGCTCTGTTCTTCGGATTATCCGGTACCGGGAAAACTACGCTCTCTGCTGATCCGCATCGTTCATTGATCGGTGACGACGAACATGGCTGGGCTAATACTGGTGTGTTTAATATTGAGGGCGGCTGCTATGCAAAATGCATCAACCTCTCTGAAGAAAAAGAACCGCAGATCTGGAATGCAATCCGTTTTGGAAGCGTTCTCGAAAATGTCGTTCTTGACCATGAAACACGCGTAGGTGATTATAACGACGGTACGTTGACTGAAAATACTAGGGCTGCCTATCCAATTCAGGCGATCCCGAATATTATCCAGCCAAGTGTTGCTGGTCATCCGAACACGATCATCTTCCTGACAGCTGATGCATTCGGCGTATTGCCTCCGATCAGCAAACTGACAAAAGAACAGGCTATGTATCATTTCCTTTCCGGCTACACGAGCAAACTCGCCGGAACAGAACGAGGAATCACTTCTCCTCAAGCGACCTTCTCAACATGCTTCGGTGCGCCGTTCCTTCCATTGGAAGCAACTGTATATGCCGAAATGCTTGGAGAAAAAATCGATCATCATGAAGTAGAAGTATACCTGGTGAATACCGGATGGTCAGGCGGAGAATATGGTGTCGGCAAGCGCATGAACCTTTCCTACACAAGAGCCATGGTTCAGGCTGCCCTTCAAGGGGAATTAAAATCTGTAGAGACGGTAACCGACCCTATTTTTGGACTGCATACTCCAGTACATTGCCCAGGTGTTCCTGATCAAGTACTTCAGCCGAAAAAGACTTGGGAGAACCCGGAAGATTACGACCGCAAAGCAAAAGAACTTGCAGGTAAGTTCAAGGAAAACTTCGAAAAATTCAACAATGTGCCAGCAGAAATTAAAAGTGCAGGACCGCTTTGCTAA
- a CDS encoding MFS transporter yields MEKKAGNTLSQNKSFMFLMSAQVISNLGDWLSIMAIFSLMAFKWNASPLEMSFVIISLGLPMTVLGPVAGVIADRMNRKTIMVCSDFFRCIIILGLIVASVSWHVYILLILLGIFSSLFIPAKSGMLKEIVSDDDMQQAASISSVIQDATKIIGPAISGFLVTTAGISSVFILDSASFLLSALLLFVLPGVKPLHEKEKRTKGSVISDLKEGFQYIKTVRFILFGTGLMFVSMLILQMADAQFSVLIRLLETGSPALVGLVVTCSGVGFLVTGLCLTKWQIRSPWLAMTIGIFSLGGGFMIMGYLASLQLPHPFIWAPSLTFLAASGAGLIFIPFNTAVQRLTPVHMTGRVFGLTGSIIMLATLIGPVTGGLAGNQFGVISVFIVSGAGLVTISIAALFLRKSIERSDQYVTESASRAQGTTTA; encoded by the coding sequence ATGGAAAAGAAAGCAGGTAATACATTAAGTCAGAACAAATCTTTTATGTTTTTAATGTCGGCACAGGTCATTTCCAATCTTGGTGACTGGCTTAGCATCATGGCTATTTTTTCATTGATGGCTTTTAAATGGAACGCCTCACCGCTGGAGATGTCATTTGTCATTATTTCACTTGGACTCCCCATGACGGTTCTTGGACCGGTTGCTGGCGTGATCGCCGATCGCATGAACCGTAAAACCATCATGGTCTGTTCTGATTTTTTTCGCTGTATCATTATTCTTGGTTTGATCGTTGCATCTGTGTCTTGGCATGTGTACATTCTGCTCATTCTTCTGGGAATCTTCTCCTCTCTCTTTATTCCCGCCAAAAGCGGCATGCTGAAAGAAATCGTGTCCGATGACGATATGCAGCAGGCTGCTTCGATCAGCTCTGTCATTCAGGACGCGACGAAGATTATCGGTCCTGCCATCAGTGGATTTTTAGTAACCACGGCTGGAATCAGCAGCGTTTTTATTCTTGATTCAGCCAGCTTTCTCTTGTCCGCTTTGCTGCTGTTCGTGCTTCCAGGTGTTAAACCGCTTCACGAAAAAGAAAAACGCACAAAAGGATCTGTTATATCAGATTTAAAAGAAGGCTTTCAATATATAAAAACCGTACGCTTTATTTTGTTTGGCACTGGTCTCATGTTTGTTTCCATGTTGATCTTGCAGATGGCGGATGCCCAGTTTTCCGTTCTGATCCGATTACTCGAGACGGGCAGCCCGGCATTGGTAGGTTTAGTGGTCACTTGCTCAGGAGTTGGCTTTCTCGTAACCGGCTTATGTTTGACAAAATGGCAGATCAGATCTCCATGGCTGGCAATGACGATCGGTATCTTCTCGCTTGGAGGCGGTTTTATGATCATGGGATATCTGGCTTCTCTCCAGCTTCCCCACCCATTTATCTGGGCTCCTTCGCTAACCTTCTTAGCTGCCTCAGGTGCAGGTTTAATCTTCATCCCTTTCAATACAGCCGTTCAGAGACTAACACCCGTTCATATGACAGGAAGAGTATTTGGCCTGACGGGAAGCATTATAATGCTAGCGACACTTATAGGCCCGGTGACTGGCGGATTGGCTGGAAATCAATTCGGAGTGATCTCCGTATTTATTGTTTCTGGCGCTGGACTTGTTACAATAAGCATAGCGGCATTGTTTTTACGAAAATCGATTGAACGGAGCGATCAGTATGTCACCGAAAGTGCCTCACGAGCACAAGGAACAACGACAGCGTGA
- a CDS encoding TetR family transcriptional regulator yields the protein MSPKVPHEHKEQRQREILMASKKVFAQKGYEAASIKDIMDATSISRGGIYAYFSNKEHIFLSLLEQMMEDNRTELDELLQKNNGSVWKTLLTILDDYRKAEYEDTENLFSAAIVEYGITHWRKPENRDYIEKRYEGAAGIFSVLIQRGVDAGEFKPIAPVDDISRFMISFLDGLAISAISLTHGLMRTGKQMDLFESTLKMMLNVQKPDLSQR from the coding sequence ATGTCACCGAAAGTGCCTCACGAGCACAAGGAACAACGACAGCGTGAAATTTTAATGGCATCTAAAAAAGTGTTTGCCCAAAAAGGCTATGAAGCTGCCTCTATTAAAGACATCATGGATGCCACATCCATTAGCAGGGGCGGGATCTATGCCTACTTCTCAAACAAAGAGCACATCTTTCTTTCTCTATTGGAACAAATGATGGAGGATAACCGCACGGAGCTGGATGAGCTCCTTCAAAAGAATAATGGATCCGTTTGGAAAACTCTCCTTACCATATTGGATGACTACAGAAAGGCTGAATACGAAGATACGGAAAATCTTTTTAGTGCGGCAATCGTTGAGTACGGAATTACGCATTGGCGAAAACCGGAAAACAGAGATTACATCGAAAAACGATACGAAGGTGCTGCCGGTATTTTTAGCGTGCTAATCCAAAGGGGTGTGGACGCCGGTGAGTTTAAACCGATTGCCCCCGTTGATGATATTAGCCGGTTCATGATTAGCTTTCTTGATGGGTTAGCCATTTCAGCGATTAGTCTGACCCATGGCCTCATGCGTACCGGAAAACAGATGGATCTTTTTGAATCCACTTTAAAAATGATGCTCAACGTACAAAAGCCGGACTTGTCACAAAGGTGA
- a CDS encoding alpha/beta hydrolase family protein, with translation MITHAQRFPSPHPQITLFKITYKSEGLTVKGLLAIPEHQTKHLPGFLYLRGGIKKVGMVRIPRIIQLASQGFVVMAPFYRGNEGGEGREDFCGEDRCDAFHAFEVLRSLPSVDQDQLHIFGFSRGGPMAFFTALKFPEARSLVIWGGVSDMTLTYEERVDLRKMMKRVIGGSPAKNPEGYRTRSPVYFCEELNVPLLLIHGSRDENVGIKHSIMLKECLEPKKNVETWFYPQYTHHFPPQENRKITYAFCEWMKTQNKEKPELSPL, from the coding sequence CTGATCACTCATGCACAACGATTTCCATCACCGCATCCACAGATTACGTTATTCAAGATTACATATAAGAGTGAAGGATTAACCGTAAAAGGGCTGTTAGCTATCCCTGAACATCAGACAAAGCATCTTCCTGGATTTTTATATTTACGGGGAGGGATTAAAAAAGTAGGGATGGTACGGATTCCGAGAATCATCCAGCTTGCTTCACAGGGGTTTGTTGTGATGGCTCCGTTTTATCGGGGAAATGAAGGGGGAGAGGGACGAGAAGATTTCTGCGGGGAAGACCGGTGTGATGCATTTCATGCGTTTGAGGTGCTCCGTTCACTGCCTTCTGTTGATCAGGATCAGCTTCATATCTTTGGGTTTTCCAGAGGCGGTCCAATGGCGTTTTTTACAGCGTTAAAGTTTCCTGAAGCCCGCTCACTCGTCATATGGGGAGGCGTTTCTGACATGACCCTTACCTATGAAGAACGAGTAGACCTCCGCAAAATGATGAAAAGGGTCATCGGCGGATCACCTGCTAAAAATCCGGAGGGGTATAGGACACGTTCACCTGTATATTTCTGCGAAGAACTTAACGTTCCGCTCTTATTAATCCATGGAAGCCGTGATGAAAATGTTGGAATCAAGCATTCTATAATGCTGAAAGAATGCCTGGAGCCAAAGAAAAACGTAGAAACCTGGTTCTACCCGCAATATACTCATCATTTTCCGCCGCAGGAAAACCGGAAAATAACCTATGCTTTTTGTGAGTGGATGAAAACGCAAAACAAAGAAAAGCCGGAGCTGTCACCTTTGTGA
- a CDS encoding ABC transporter substrate-binding protein, with protein MLCLTLLLTACLLLSACSSDNSEKQKRDKVRIAEVTRSIFYAPQYVAIEKGFFKDEGIDIDLKTTWGGDKTMTTLLSNGADIALVGSETSIYVDAQGSSDPVINFAQLTQTDGTFLVARKKPNYFSWDQLKGSTFLGQRKGGMPQMAGEFSLKKHGIDPHKDVKLIQNIDFANIANAFASGTGDYVQLFEPQASLFEQKGIGHVVASFGEESGKLPYTSYMSKQSYIKKHGDVLKRFTKALYKAQLYVETHSAKETATLIAPYFEDTSVDLIEKVVDRYKGQHSYAVNPILEEGAWSNLQAVMKEAGELPKKADYNKLVNTTFSRDATK; from the coding sequence ATGCTCTGCTTAACACTACTTCTCACTGCCTGTCTGCTATTGTCGGCATGCTCATCTGATAACTCCGAAAAGCAAAAACGCGATAAAGTAAGAATTGCCGAAGTGACCCGCTCCATTTTCTATGCTCCCCAATATGTTGCTATAGAAAAAGGGTTCTTTAAAGATGAGGGGATTGATATCGATTTAAAAACCACGTGGGGCGGCGATAAAACGATGACGACCCTGCTGTCTAACGGAGCTGATATTGCCCTCGTAGGCTCTGAAACTTCCATTTACGTTGATGCCCAAGGCTCCAGTGATCCGGTCATCAACTTTGCACAGCTGACTCAAACGGACGGAACCTTTTTGGTCGCAAGGAAAAAGCCAAACTATTTTTCATGGGATCAGTTAAAAGGCAGTACCTTTCTCGGACAGAGAAAAGGCGGAATGCCGCAGATGGCCGGCGAGTTCAGTTTGAAGAAGCACGGCATTGACCCTCATAAAGATGTGAAGCTGATCCAGAACATCGATTTTGCGAATATCGCTAACGCCTTCGCCTCAGGAACCGGCGACTATGTACAGCTGTTCGAGCCCCAAGCCAGTCTTTTTGAACAGAAGGGCATCGGCCATGTTGTTGCGTCATTTGGTGAAGAATCCGGCAAGCTTCCCTATACTTCTTACATGTCAAAACAAAGCTATATAAAAAAACACGGAGATGTACTGAAACGCTTTACGAAGGCCCTCTATAAAGCCCAGCTGTATGTTGAAACACATTCTGCAAAAGAAACCGCCACTCTCATTGCTCCGTATTTTGAAGATACATCGGTTGATCTCATCGAAAAGGTAGTCGACCGCTATAAAGGACAGCACAGCTATGCGGTCAATCCGATCCTTGAAGAAGGAGCATGGAGCAACCTGCAAGCTGTTATGAAAGAAGCGGGAGAACTTCCAAAGAAAGCTGATTACAACAAACTGGTTAACACCACTTTTTCCCGTGATGCAACGAAATAA
- a CDS encoding ABC transporter ATP-binding protein, with product MAFLQLKSVGQTYFSKHTATTALEDITLSVSEGEFVSFLGPSGCGKSTLLSIISGLLKPTAGTVTLRNQIIKEPHPKIGYMLQQDYLFPWKTIKDNIMLGLKLQHCLTEERLHYTFSLMKEIGLYDTLDKYPSELSGGMRQRVALVRTLATNPQILLLDEPFSALDFQTKLKLEDLVSSTLNEHGKTAILVTHDIGEAIAMSDRIILFSTKPGRIFRTFPVSGHLRKRLPFEARQHPEYAVMFQQIWEELEQIEQNDTE from the coding sequence GTGGCCTTCTTACAATTAAAATCGGTTGGTCAAACCTACTTTTCCAAGCATACGGCCACGACTGCACTGGAGGACATCACTCTCTCTGTATCCGAGGGAGAGTTTGTTTCTTTTCTTGGACCGAGCGGATGCGGAAAATCAACACTGCTATCCATCATCTCGGGACTTCTTAAGCCCACAGCAGGAACCGTTACACTAAGAAATCAGATCATTAAAGAACCTCATCCCAAGATCGGTTATATGCTGCAGCAAGATTACTTGTTTCCTTGGAAAACCATCAAGGATAATATCATGCTGGGGCTGAAGCTTCAGCATTGCCTTACTGAAGAACGACTACACTATACATTTTCTCTTATGAAGGAAATTGGACTGTACGATACACTCGACAAGTATCCGAGCGAATTATCCGGCGGGATGAGGCAGCGCGTCGCTTTAGTGAGGACACTGGCGACCAATCCCCAGATCCTTTTGCTGGATGAACCTTTCTCAGCACTAGACTTCCAGACTAAGCTTAAGCTGGAAGACCTGGTATCCTCTACACTCAATGAACATGGCAAAACCGCCATTCTTGTCACTCACGATATCGGTGAAGCGATCGCCATGAGCGACCGTATTATCTTGTTTTCCACGAAACCCGGCCGTATCTTCCGGACGTTTCCTGTATCCGGCCATCTGCGTAAGCGCCTGCCGTTCGAAGCTCGCCAGCATCCGGAATACGCGGTCATGTTTCAACAAATTTGGGAGGAGCTGGAGCAAATTGAGCAAAACGATACTGAATAA
- a CDS encoding ABC transporter permease: protein MNLRRRTIQVRLTQLLIFVVFFGLWQYSSDHKWIDPLLFSSPAKIAALLAEKISDGSVFVHIGMTLTETVIGFLLGTLIGTSLAALIWWFPFLSRVLDPYLVILNAMPKVAIGPILIVALGPNLSSIVAMGVLISVIITTIVIYTSFTNVEPNYVKVIRSFGGSKFQCFKEVILPACFPAIISSLKVNVGLSWVGVIVGEFLVSKEGLGYLIIYGFQVFNFTLVLMSLLIIAFLATIMYQLVEALEKKLIKNRES from the coding sequence CTGAATTTGCGCAGAAGAACGATTCAAGTCAGACTTACACAGCTTCTCATCTTTGTTGTATTTTTTGGCTTATGGCAATACAGCTCGGATCATAAATGGATCGATCCTCTCCTCTTTAGCTCGCCTGCAAAAATAGCTGCCTTGCTGGCGGAAAAAATTTCTGACGGAAGCGTATTTGTGCATATTGGCATGACGCTGACAGAGACAGTCATCGGATTCTTGCTCGGAACGTTGATCGGAACATCACTGGCTGCACTGATCTGGTGGTTCCCTTTTCTGTCAAGAGTACTTGATCCGTACCTGGTTATTTTAAATGCTATGCCTAAGGTTGCAATCGGTCCCATCCTAATTGTTGCTCTGGGGCCGAACCTTTCGTCTATCGTTGCCATGGGTGTGCTGATCTCAGTCATTATTACCACAATCGTCATCTACACGTCGTTTACGAATGTTGAACCGAATTATGTAAAGGTCATTCGATCATTCGGCGGCTCTAAATTTCAGTGTTTTAAAGAAGTCATCCTTCCCGCCTGCTTCCCTGCCATCATCTCCTCCTTAAAAGTAAACGTTGGCTTGTCATGGGTCGGAGTCATTGTCGGAGAATTTCTTGTATCGAAGGAAGGACTGGGGTACCTCATCATATATGGGTTTCAGGTCTTCAACTTCACGCTTGTACTGATGAGCCTTCTGATTATTGCATTTTTAGCGACGATCATGTATCAGCTGGTTGAGGCACTTGAAAAGAAATTAATCAAGAACCGTGAATCATAA
- the ytkD gene encoding RNA deprotection pyrophosphohydrolase codes for MEPIIFKDYYDNTVKLSFEDHPFSKDPKHVWVLCRFRGQWLLTEHPRRGIEFPGGKVEPGETADEAAVREVFEETGGHVSSLHYLGQYKVDGKGGLIIKNIYYATVDKILLKERYYETNGPVFFETIPETFDGSRKFSFMMKDQVLIQSLQHTKEKFL; via the coding sequence ATGGAACCGATAATTTTTAAAGATTACTACGATAATACGGTAAAGCTTTCCTTTGAAGATCACCCGTTCTCAAAAGATCCGAAGCACGTCTGGGTGCTGTGCCGTTTCAGGGGCCAATGGCTTTTGACTGAACATCCGCGGCGCGGAATTGAGTTTCCGGGCGGCAAGGTTGAACCTGGAGAAACAGCGGATGAGGCTGCAGTCCGGGAGGTTTTTGAGGAGACCGGAGGCCACGTATCTTCCCTTCACTATCTAGGACAATACAAGGTAGACGGAAAGGGCGGCCTTATTATAAAAAATATCTATTACGCTACCGTAGATAAAATATTGCTGAAAGAGCGCTATTATGAAACAAATGGTCCGGTATTCTTTGAAACGATTCCGGAAACCTTTGATGGCAGCAGGAAATTCAGTTTCATGATGAAGGATCAAGTGCTGATCCAGAGTCTTCAGCATACAAAAGAAAAATTTTTATAA
- a CDS encoding holin yields the protein MEHIVTFASLLTPLVTGLVQLLKRTFPIKKRFIPLISFFIGIFVGILAYPFTEMTVVLRVWSGGIAGLAATGLYELGKRGSGKASRKAG from the coding sequence ATGGAACATATTGTGACGTTTGCCTCACTTTTAACGCCTCTTGTGACGGGCTTGGTACAGCTGCTAAAACGTACTTTCCCTATAAAGAAAAGATTCATTCCATTAATCAGCTTTTTCATTGGAATATTTGTCGGAATCCTTGCTTATCCATTTACCGAAATGACGGTTGTTCTTAGAGTATGGTCCGGAGGAATCGCCGGACTTGCCGCTACTGGATTGTATGAACTGGGTAAAAGAGGCTCAGGGAAAGCAAGCCGGAAAGCAGGATAG
- the abbA gene encoding antirepressor AbbA, producing MNQLCDADKLLLADLALTQKYAKELVQSELMEIELGLREAENDRVKKLNDLLMVLHKTGY from the coding sequence ATGAATCAACTGTGCGATGCTGACAAGCTGTTATTGGCCGATCTTGCGTTAACTCAAAAGTATGCGAAAGAACTGGTTCAATCTGAATTGATGGAAATCGAACTCGGCTTAAGAGAAGCGGAAAATGACCGGGTAAAGAAATTGAACGACTTGCTTATGGTATTACATAAAACAGGATATTGA
- a CDS encoding Fur-regulated basic protein FbpA, which yields MMNVPQGQLRRAVEKRKQFLIQKLLHHGFILQEHRLLQEFTLSELEREWSSVQGKDNVSM from the coding sequence ATGATGAATGTTCCTCAAGGACAATTGCGTCGGGCGGTTGAAAAACGAAAACAGTTTCTTATCCAGAAGTTGCTTCACCATGGCTTTATTCTGCAGGAACACCGGCTTTTGCAAGAATTTACATTGTCCGAATTGGAAAGAGAATGGAGTTCTGTGCAGGGCAAAGACAATGTTAGCATGTAA
- a CDS encoding DNA-3-methyladenine glycosylase, whose translation MNEKLFELPTLKLAKTLLGMELVHQTDEGLASGIIVETEAYMGPEDMAAHSFGGKRTPRTEIMYAEPGHVYVYFIYGMHTCFNIVSGPLHKPEAILIRALEPKEGIPIMMHRRSMKIPVLENGAWKPGQLKKLTNGPGKLCKAMGISLNDYGLKLNAEHLYLKEYKSLSDEDIVSGPRINVDYAGEAVHYPYRFWIKDNIYVSK comes from the coding sequence ATGAATGAGAAACTATTTGAACTCCCTACACTAAAGCTGGCTAAAACATTGTTGGGAATGGAACTGGTTCATCAAACAGATGAAGGACTGGCCTCTGGCATCATCGTAGAAACAGAAGCCTACATGGGGCCCGAAGATATGGCCGCCCATTCATTTGGAGGCAAAAGAACGCCGCGAACCGAGATCATGTATGCAGAGCCAGGCCATGTTTATGTTTACTTCATTTACGGCATGCATACATGCTTTAATATTGTTTCCGGTCCTCTCCATAAGCCTGAAGCCATCTTGATCCGTGCCCTTGAGCCGAAAGAAGGGATTCCCATAATGATGCACCGCAGATCCATGAAAATCCCTGTCTTGGAAAATGGAGCCTGGAAACCTGGACAATTAAAGAAACTGACGAACGGTCCAGGAAAACTGTGCAAAGCGATGGGAATATCGTTAAACGACTACGGGCTGAAACTCAACGCGGAACATCTTTACCTGAAAGAATACAAGAGCTTATCTGACGAAGACATTGTCTCCGGGCCGCGAATTAACGTAGATTATGCAGGAGAGGCGGTTCACTATCCTTATCGTTTTTGGATCAAAGACAACATCTATGTATCAAAATAA
- a CDS encoding GDSL-type esterase/lipase family protein, producing MGNRKKVIYTLSAVVIAAAILFIFYSVKSHEKNQGNEQKKSPNTHIKQPRPKQLRIVALGDSLTYGRGDPRRKGYIGLVRQGMQKELKRPVVLNNYGISGQRSDQLYKQLSNGMVSRSVRQANYIFLFIGTNDYRKTAGWNFRNINQKEMAIGQKVLYSNLEKITAELRNQNKRAHIYILGLYNPYTENFYDEVSSRVIKRWNGSIQQVSAETPNSTYISTYELFLGIQKQEYFSDSIHPNPKGYYRIAQRVLGELKLR from the coding sequence TTGGGGAACCGAAAAAAGGTGATTTATACCCTTAGTGCTGTTGTTATTGCAGCAGCCATTCTTTTTATCTTTTATTCTGTAAAAAGTCATGAAAAGAATCAGGGGAATGAACAAAAAAAATCACCAAACACACACATTAAACAACCTAGACCAAAACAATTAAGAATTGTCGCGCTTGGTGACTCTCTGACTTATGGGAGAGGAGATCCTCGGCGGAAAGGGTATATCGGCTTAGTCAGACAGGGCATGCAAAAGGAATTGAAGCGCCCGGTCGTGCTTAACAACTATGGGATCAGCGGCCAGCGGTCTGATCAGCTGTACAAGCAATTAAGCAATGGAATGGTGTCACGATCCGTACGCCAGGCGAACTACATCTTCTTGTTTATCGGAACGAACGATTACAGAAAAACGGCGGGGTGGAACTTCAGGAATATTAATCAGAAGGAAATGGCGATCGGCCAGAAGGTTCTGTATAGCAATCTGGAGAAGATAACTGCCGAGCTTAGAAATCAGAATAAGAGGGCACATATTTATATTCTCGGTTTGTATAATCCTTACACGGAAAACTTTTATGATGAGGTATCCTCCCGTGTCATCAAGCGGTGGAACGGATCCATTCAGCAAGTCAGCGCAGAGACACCGAACTCGACTTACATTTCCACCTATGAACTGTTCCTAGGCATTCAAAAACAGGAATATTTCTCAGATTCCATCCACCCGAATCCGAAAGGGTATTACCGGATCGCACAGCGGGTGCTTGGTGAACTGAAACTCAGATAA
- a CDS encoding PqqD family protein has protein sequence MIPQFKQGIHTETRKDEKVYLMIPRTNPLERLSIRFFKQPSFLPVKLDALGAFVAAQIDGTKKIEDIAAGLERAFGEEAAPVVPRLAKFIEMLEMNEWIIWREEN, from the coding sequence ATGATCCCTCAATTCAAGCAGGGCATTCATACAGAGACACGGAAGGACGAAAAGGTATACCTGATGATTCCCCGGACCAATCCTTTAGAAAGGCTGTCTATCCGTTTTTTTAAACAGCCTTCGTTCCTTCCGGTAAAGCTCGATGCGCTCGGTGCGTTCGTTGCAGCGCAAATCGATGGAACAAAAAAGATCGAGGATATCGCTGCCGGTCTGGAGAGAGCTTTTGGGGAAGAAGCAGCTCCTGTTGTTCCTAGGCTTGCTAAATTTATTGAAATGCTTGAAATGAACGAATGGATCATCTGGAGAGAAGAGAACTAG